The proteins below come from a single Triticum aestivum cultivar Chinese Spring chromosome 5D, IWGSC CS RefSeq v2.1, whole genome shotgun sequence genomic window:
- the LOC123124671 gene encoding SKP1-like protein 1, which translates to MAATPADASSSSSEAVVGGEKSNKMITLISSDGESFEATEEAAKMSVTIKHMIEDGCADDGIPLPNVPAKILSMVIEYCNKHAADADDTNKHVADPADADEDDDNNNNNASAGEKDDLKSFDASLVAVDQATLFDIILAANFLSIKGLLDLACQKVADDIKDKSVEEVREIFKIENDFTKEEEEAVRKENAWAFNE; encoded by the coding sequence ATGGCTGCGACGCCGGCGgacgcaagcagcagcagcagcgaggcCGTGGTGGGCGGCGAGAAGAGCAACAAGATGATCACGCTGATCAGCTCCGACGGCGAGAGCTTCGAAGCCACGGAGGAGGCGGCGAAGATGTCGGTGACCATCAAGCACATGATCGAGGACGGCTGCGCCGACGACGGGATCCCCCTCCCCAACGTCCCCGCCAAGATCCTCTCCATGGTCATCGAGTACTGCAACAAGCACGCCGCCGACGCCGACGACACTAACAAGCACGTCGCCGACCccgccgacgccgacgaggacgacgacaataacaacaacaacgcCAGCGCCGGCGAGAAGGATGACCTGAAGAGCTTCGACGCCAGCTTGGTCGCCGTCGACCAGGCCACGCTGTTCGACATCATCCTCGCCGCCAACTTTCTGAGCATCAAGGGGCTCCTGGACCTCGCCTGCCAGAAGGTGGCCGACGACATCAAGGACAAGTCGGTTGAGGAGGTGCGCGAGATTTTCAAGATCGAAAACGACTTCaccaaggaagaggaggaggccgtCAGAAAGGAAAACGCCTGGGCCTTCAACGAGTAG
- the LOC123120961 gene encoding spermine synthase, whose amino-acid sequence MEGGDARNGLTGTSQTTGSGVETPAKPLPPCCVKARAAAPESEAKCHATVVSGWFTETRSRCGKANKLQYYNNPMWPGETHSLKVEKILYQGKSPYQEVLIFESLTYGKVLALDGIVQLTDKDECAYQEMITHLPLCSIPSPKKVLVIGGGDGGVLREIARHGSVESIDICEIDQLVIDVCKDFFPDLSVGFKDPRVRLHVGDAVEFLRNSPEGTYDAIIVDSSDPIGPAQELVEKPFFETIARALRPGGVLCNQAESMWLHTHLIQDMLSICCETFKGSVHYAWASVPTYPSGAIGFLLCAKEGPPVNFLAPINPIEKLEGAMTAGRDIRFYNTEMHRAAFVLPTFAKRELEAYGGSTRRAQEEKSAEPAKVAVAPHSEILTA is encoded by the exons ATGGAGGGTGGAGACGCAAGAAATGGTTTGACTGGGACATCACAGACAACGGGAAGTGGGGTTGAGACCCCAGCAAAGCCACTGCCTCCTTGCTGTGTCAAGGCGAGGGCTGCAGCACCTGAATCTGAGGCCAAGTGCCATGCCACTGTGGTATCGGGATGGTTCACGGAGACCCGCTCACGATGTG GTAAAGCGAACAAACTGCAGTATTACAATAATCCAATGTGGCCAG GAGAGACCCATTCCTTGAAAGTGGAAAAGATCCTGTACCAGGGGAAGTCACCATACCAAGAAGTCTTGATTTTTGAG TCGTTAACCTATGGAAAAGTCCTTGCGCTTGATGGTATTGTACAATTGACTGATAAGGATGAATGTGCCTACCAGGAAATGATTACTCATCTCCCACTCTGTTCAATTCCTTCTCCTAAGAAG GTTTTGGTTATtggaggtggagatggtggtgtACTTCGAGAGATAGCCAGACATGGTTCAGTGGAGTCTATTGATATATGTGAAATTGATCAGCTAGTTATTGAT GTTTGTAAAGATTTCTTCCCAGACTTATCTGTTGGATTTAAGGATCCTCGTGTTCGACTTCATGTTGGTGATG CTGTGGAGTTCCTAAGAAATTCTCCTGAAGGGACATATGATGCTATTATTGTTGATTCATCAGATCCTATAG GGCCTGCTCAGGAACTTGTAGAGAAGCCATTTTTTGAGACAATTGCTAGAGCTTTGAGACCTGGCGGTGTTCTTTGTAATCAAGCTGAGAGTATGTGGTTGCATACACATCTGATTCAGGACATGCTTTCGATCTGCTGTGAGACTTTCAAGGGTTCTGTCCACTATGCCTGGGCAAGTGTCCCAACATATCCTAG TGGTGCAATTGGGTTTTTGCTATGTGCTAAAGAGGGTCCACCAGTCAACTTCCTGGCACCCATAAATCCAATCGAAAAACTAGAAGGCGCTATGACAGCAGGGAGGGACATCAGATTTTATAATACAGAG ATGCATAGGGCAGCGTTTGTTCTTCCAACCTTTGCAAAGAGAGAGCTAGAAGCATACGGTGGCTCCACTAGAAGG GCACAAGAGGAAAAATCAGCAGAACCAGCGAAGGTTGCCGTCGCGCCACACAGTGAAATTCTTACCGCTTAG